From Myripristis murdjan chromosome 13, fMyrMur1.1, whole genome shotgun sequence:
AgaggataaaaagaaaaaaaaaatgaacaacagaCAAAAGGAGTTGCTCTCCCATAAttaaacaaacatgcataatCACGATACACACGGGGGGAAGTAAAAGTGACATGCACCACCCAATCAGCAAATGACCCTTTTGAATAAGAGGAGGAGAATACAGATGATCAAAACAACAAAGGAGGGCTGGGGAAACAATATACAAGATGTGTATACATAATTAGCCCAAAATTCCTGTTGAGTATAGGAGCgtgtacaaaataaaatgaatggatgtggcagagacagagaaacaaagaagtCAAGGCAGAGGGAatgagaaaaatgaggaaaaaggaggggaaaacagagtgAAGGACTGCTTTTGAGATATGGCTCAAGAATGATTGCCATGGGAAGAATGAATTTTTGCATCACACTCTGTCAGGGAGAAAAATAAGAGaatagtttaaaaaatgttggcGAAGAGCAAGCAAACAAATGTGCAGTGCAAAATGCAATGTATCATTCGGCTTTATCCTGTGCtgtcctttgttgtttttttcttcttcttctttttatgtatTAGTGTATTATGGAGTCGATTAATTTTGGACAACCAAACAACGTTCTAGCCTTTCAACATCACTCTAATAAGAAAACTGCCTGGGACCCGGCCAGATACAAATTGCTTTACATTACTTGGCCTGCTGACATTTTACCAGACACTTGAGGACAGAGAGACCACCATTTAAAGTTAGAGAAATTactataatgataataatgtgatgctttattgatccccacaGGCAAACAACTGTTTCACTTGTGGCTCCTCCACTTCTTGGTCAAAGTGCAGAGTCAGGGTGGAAGCCTGCCAATACGAGGAGTCGTGCCAAGCTCCTCTTCTGTGCAGTGTCATCTCCCCTCTCACCATGCTCCTCCGCCACCCAAATTTGACTATGGCTCAGAACAGAGGGATCACCAGACCTCCAAAAATAGAACAATTCAATTCTTTTTCAAGCTCCAGTGTGCTATTAGCATTCGTCGTCACACTTAACTCATAACAATGCGGCTCTGCAGGATTTGCCTGAGAAGTGTGAATCTGGCTGCACTAAGGGGATTTATCAAAACCTTTAGTGCTGTTCTATTTGCCTCTGCTTTACATGCCAGCAGTTTGCCAGCTCATCCTACTTAATCAATCATTGACCTCTGGAAGCACCAAGTGGGGTCTAACTCATAGGGAAAATGCAATTATACAGATCCTATCAACCACACAGAACCAGcctgtggtctgtgtgtgcagatctGACTGAGCTAATAACCCACATAGctctccagaaaaaaaacaaaaaaaaaaaatcacagagcaTCAAGCGTTTGCCTGCGAATCTTTGAGTCAGAGATCCAATGCATAATGAAAAGGGCTGGTTCACCCTGGCAAGCCCCCCCGCCACGGGTTGTCTGCCCCTTATTTATGGATGTCTGGCTCCTTCTATGAATTATGAAACATGATCTCCTCAGGTCCCCCACTGGCCACAGATGGACTGGGACAAAGCTGCCCATATCAGCCAGTGATGTCAAAGGGCATTTGTATTGTATGAGTGGACACAGTTGTCTCGATGAAGTGCTAGCTCCTCTTGCCCTTGCAGACTGCATTAGTGCTGGGTTAAATGAGGGACTAAATGGGCAGACATTCCTGCACATGAGCGGGTGAGACTGCTGTTTGCTCTTAACTTCACAGTAATGAGATCTGAGGGCTTGTTTGATGAGCGGGCAGCCCTACAGCGTAGTAAGGATCCACGAATAGTATGTAGACATCCATTCAgcattttttcttaaaaaaaaaaaaaaaaaaatagacgaagaaaaagaaatgtgttaTTTCTTTCATGCAAAAACCTCAGAGTAGTGGCTTTAATGTTTTGACTTGAAAAGAAGCTTCACAAGGTCATTTGCAGTGTAAGTAGAGTCAGCTCGAGTCCAAGACACCCATTCAGAGCCCATTATAAGATTTTAAAGATAAGCTCATCAAtctgaataagaaaaatatattgtaaGCTGATTTTTCAGGAAGATATCGTGACGATACAAGGTTTCCCTCAAACAAAATTGGCATGCTCTCAACAGAGTCAATActctgtctgctttttttttaggTCTTAGCTGACAAAATAGTTTGACATTGCTGGCTTATCTCTTCTGCAACCgctgcattttgatttttacacAGAACAAAttaatctttttatttaattatttatttttttgtctgtcacaCAGAAGCTGTATCCTGCTCAGGATGAAGTGACGTAACCTAATGAGAAACGAAGGTCTGGTGATGCTTCTGGGAAGTAGCCGCAGAAGTCACTCAAGCCGTAGATTACACATTGTTTATGATGACTAATAGATTCCTCAAACACTGGCAGCGGGCTGACAGAGAATCTGTAGCTGATATTTTAGATGAAAATGAGAGACAAGATCATATTGTGACTGCTGATTGCTTGAGAAACATCAGATCTTACGCTCATTACTGCTCTAACTGCTCTAACTGCACACATGGTTTGGGTCAACAACATGCATCTAAAGCTTGTGTACAGTTGCATGCCCTGTAATATGTAATGCATGCTGGAAAATGAAATTTGGGATGAATCAAAAGCTCAAAAGCTCTGAGATCCTTCTTTTGAGGTCTTCTTTTGAGTTATTCTCTGCAGCCTCTAGGGTAACAAAACAGCTTGAAGGAGTTCTCAGACAGCAGTGATGCTACCGTGCAACAACTGTGATAAAGTGGGGAATAAAATGATGATTCTATAAGTGCCTCAGTATACAGATCCCGAGATAATATACCAGCCACAAACCATTGCCTTCCCACGACAATGTCTCAGCTTTTACAGGGCTACTTTAGCAATAGGGTTCCTCCTGGCTGTACATTATTGATGGGGCTTAAATTGAATGTGCCTTTGTTCCACCATCGATGGACACAAGGCGTGTGTCTCCCCAACATAGGGAGCAGTGATGTGAGGCGGGGGGAGGGGAACAGGGGCGGGTGACTCACCCCATCCCATCATGCAGCAGGCGTTTCATCCATCACATTAAGAGGTGCCGCATCAATCATTAACAAGTAGCCCCTTGTTGAAAGGATGATGGACAGCTTGACAAATAAGTTAAGATGAAGTGGGACAAGGTGATGTTGGcctttttcacttttcagagAATTTATTCAAAGCACAACAATAGCATATCCAGATGCGGGCAAGGCAATGATCCTGAGAAGAAATTGCTGTAATTctcagaggaagaaaataatgggTAATGTGGCTCTGTCAGAGAGGTTTTACGCCGGACTAAACTGGACACACCGAGTGAATCTGCCGCTGCTTTTTAGGGATACGGGGGCGGCAGAGCTCTGACAACACTTAATACCTTTCTCCTGGGTGGCCAGCTCTTCTAGAAATTCCAGAggcttttttgtatttgtaccCATTTGTAAAGGACGCATACCTTGATAATCTGGGAGTCCTGAAAAACTTGGGAGAGGATTTTAAGTGCCGGCGTAGAGAGCAACTGGAGCCACTCATCCAGAATGGGATTACTCCTCCTCTTGCAGGGATTTACCATGTTAGCTGGCAAGTGTTTGCATAGAGATCGAAAGCTCAAATCAATCCATATTTGTCAACAAACAGCACCGATGCAAAGACCTGTGGAGTATTTTGCGGTATAACTCACTCATGATATTTAACAAACCAACAGCAGGAAAGTTTCACTCTTTTACTTTCTTACTCATGAAAAGACATGGAGGAATTGTCTCAAAAAAGCCTAACACATTTTAAGTACGACCATCGATGCTGTGTCTCATGACCTTGTGAGCTACTTTCTGTTGgcatatttcattcattcatatttcattCCCTTCCCTTCTAATTTTGACAGTCCAGGTAATATCGATTGCAAGCATTTGGAGCCAAGGTTGTTGTCAGCTTGACTaaataagagcaaaaaaaaaaaaaaaacatacatattttggcatgctttttttttttttttttttttttgtcattttagtcTTAGCTTTTATGTACTACTCttttaattttgtgcatttgtattgGAAACCTCTCTGCCATGTTTGAAAAGCACTTTGGGTCaaatcctgttgtttttaaatggcctttataaataaagtgattTGCCTTGACAACTGTTCATAATGGTGATTCATTTTCCTCTGTCATTACAATGtgccatcaaaacaaacagctcaTTTAAGGGATGgcaattgtttaaaaaaaaaaattaaaataaaaaaaaaaaaaaaaacaagagagaaacatccagaaaactttatttataagtattatgaatatatatttagtttattttagtttattttttaatttttcttttgctaatttttcttgtacttttcttgtacttttttaaaatttattttcttgcaaatttgcaaATCTTTTCTTGCTCAGTTGCTCATTGCCTTCTtttcccatgtttctgaaagaaatcagtCCATTCGCTTAGGTTTCAAGGCTGTGTTCTGACGCATGTGTTTACACAAAAGCAAGAAGCAATCTGACGTCCATCCGGGTGTCAAAGCATTAAAGATAAACCCAGAGTTTTGGCTCTTGCTTTGCATTTCTGGTAATCAGAGGCTCGGGCTGATTCACTTGCACCTACAATGCCACAAAAATGACACATCAGTCAAGTTGTTCCTTCTATGCACCGGCTTTCTTCcattcatcttcatttcattGCTTACCATTGATCGGATATAAAGTTCCCTTGTGCAACCTGTGGCGAGCACCTATAGAAAGTCCCGTCttcagtgtggaggaggaggagggtgtgggTGAGATTGTCAAGTAAGCACCTCCTGCCACAGATATTATGTTGAATTTATCCCACAGCTCCCCCCGAGGGCTCAGCAGTAAATCTGGTGTCCTAGATCCACCCCGGTCCACACCCACTCACAGCACTAATTAGACCAATACTGTCCTACACCTCCctacacactgcactgcactaaTGCTGCACCTACACTGAGGCATATGCAGCATTCAAGTCACCCTGAACTTACCGTAAACATGAACcgccaaatggaaaaaaaaaaaaagaaaatgttaatgtcaATGCAGTGGAGACTGTGGGAATTGTTTGTGGGCTCTCACATGTCCCACGCTGGATTTTAGATGCAGCCATTCTGACAAGTTGCACACTTGAATACTCCCAGACTGCAGCCATGAAATGCCACCCTGTTCTTTTACCTTTTCAGAGGTGATGTGAATGCAGCATCCGTATCGCAGGCGTCACCTTCATCCTCAGTCTGAGCAAAGAGCAGCTAACGGGACAGCTGACCCTCCCTGGCTAGTCCGCTCAGCAGTTCCCCACTCTAATCTTTGTATTGTAAATGTTTTCAGATTTGCCTACCTTGACGCCGCCTCAAACATGACTCAGCTCATTAGTACATCACACCAGCCCATTGGTGCAACTCTGACATTGTTTATTTAGACTTGTCATGGCAATAGAATCTCCATGTTCATATGCCTGACCTAAATTACAGAAAGCTGGTCCATCAATTTTTCATGATTGTCCTGTCTACTGAATCAAATGTATAGCCTACAGACAGTGCATATTAATTAGAGAGGAAATGACAGGCCAATTACTCTTTCAGCTGAAAGTAAAAGCGACCAAAAACGTTCAGACTGAGAAACACTTTGCACTGCAGAGAGATTTTTCATGTCTTCTTGCAGATAATGGTCTAAAATCAGATGTAACAAAGGCAGCTTTACTGTCagtgaaataaatcacattatACAATGACTTTTTATGCTGCTTTAATAATCAGGTATGATTTCTTTCAGCTGCTCCATGTGGCCAAATATGCGAAGGTATAGCTGCTACATAAGCAGCAGCAATACGGTTTCCCATGTCATCCTCCTCACTCCTGTTCCCGACAGGCTATTAACATTTTAGAGGTCGCGCCAGCTGGATCTAAAGGTTAATGTCCACACCATTAGCGAAAGACAGAGCATGTGTTTATCCCTGTTGATTTAATTAAGTTAGAGGGAACTCATATAAAAAAGAGGATTTATCCGCAACATACAGTTGTTACAGTCCTAATGGAGCACTACCTTCCAACTTAGCTGATTTATCCCCTAATGTTTCAAAGTGGGTCGTCTTGTCATGGAGTTTGTCATGGCCTACTTAACAATACAGGAAGTTGTAATTAGATCATTTTTCAACGTGGCTGATTGCATTGCTTGTTCCTTTTATGGTGTACAGGAGAAGACATCTCACTTTTCACTGGGTCATTCAGAAAACATCTATCTTCACTTCCCCTGACAGCATAAGCTTGAAATACAGGCAGTTTATTACCTTTGTAGCCTGAAGAAAGCTGACAGAGCACtgctttaaagctgcagtgtACAACATGTTATGGAGGCACTGACTTGGAGGAGCAACATAACAAACCTAAttcaatatatttcaatatCATGTTTTTTGAAATGGATCATTTAGAGTATTTAAAATTCCTGGCCAatattgtgtatattttttGCATGCCAGCCTATCAGCAAAATGTGTTTGATGTCATTGTGGACAGGTAAACTGGAAAGCCACAACACCAGAGAAAATCCTCAATGAAATTAGACACAATGAAAAATGGTGATTTGACACCCCCTAGTGGATAATAACTagaaaaacatgacatcataAATCTTGACGGCTCTTGCTTGCAAAGCAATGCATagcaaactgttaaaaaaaacctgtatgtatatataatgtatatatttacaatgCTGATGTGCAATTTGGAGCAGCtctacttttttccccttcatgtATCGTCCACATTCTTCTAGTTCAGGTGCGTGCCAGTTCTACTCAGTTTGATGAATTAATCACTTTAATTTCTGCAAAATTTCCCAAATAAACTCAAGCTAACCAAAGCCATCTGTGCGTAAGGCATTAATGGTAAAACCACACACATGTGAAGTATGAAATAATTTAAGATAAGTGTTGATATCATGGCATACACTATATAGAAACTATGGGACTCCAAGTGAATTTCTGTTGTCAGAGCAAACATCATCTCTTGAGTCATATCCTGCAAGCTTTAATAGTAAAAATTCATGcgaacatgaaaagaaaaatggcacaattatGCACAACAGCAACCATTCATTTCTTTTAGAAATATACAGCCATTGTCAGAACAGTTGCCACAACATAGTTTACATTATTCCAAATATCTTAACTAACACCATGCAAATTCCCAAGTATGATTTAATAGCCAGGATATGCAGGACTGAACACACCGGTTTAGCCTATGATAAACCATGTTTATCATCCTTGTGATAAACCATGTTTATCATAAGGAACACAATCTGGAAATAAACAAGTGAATTAAGTCCTTTTGATATCACTGCACTTTATGTGATgcctgtggatttttttttttctttaattcatACCTTTGGCCTACTTGGCCAAATTGAATGCAGGGTAATGGCACACTCATTTTGCATCTAGAATTTAATTACATAGGAATTTCTACATATGACATGCAGCACAATTAGAAGTATAAATAGAAGCATAGTAGTACAACAGAGTCCGCTCTGGGTTGCACTAAATAACCTACGTTGTTTTGTCAGACTGTCTCAGGCTCTGCAATACATCATCTGTGTCATCCATGCACATGGCTCATGCACAGATAAGGAGAACCCACTGGACCTTATTTCAAAATGATGTCTGAGTGTATGTATCCAAGAATATTTACACAGTGACTGCATATACAAATGTCAGACAAATGGTTTTAATGTCAGACAAGAATGGAATGTTTAGTATTTACTGCCATTTCTATTCCCATTAACCCaggactttctttctttctttctttctttctttctttcctctatGGATCAAATGTGTCATGATAAGTGCATTACTCTGACTTCACATTCCCTAACCTGTGTTAGTCTCTACAGAGTGGGAGAGTTACATCAAGGctgcaaaaatgaaagaaaagcaaacagcagtTTGATTCACTACAAGAGAGTCCTACATCCATACCTCCACCAGTATGTGAATGTGACCCTGTCAAACTCATCATCTTACTTTGCCTGTGTTTATAAGGTCGAGTCAGTGCCACTGTTAGCTTAGCCGCTTCAGTTTTCGATAAAAAGATGCAGCCATCAATATGGCCACCACCCCTATCACAATGAGGACGGCCACAGCAATTCCCAGGCCAACAGATGCACTCTTGTCATTAGATTGGCCACCAGACAGCGCTGTGCACAAATGAGAGTGACACCAAAATGATGCATTATTCCAGTAAACAACAGAAGATGTTATGACTTGCAGAAGATAAGAAATGCTATTCTGTCTGGTTGAATCTAATAAATAACAACTTATAGCAgtcaatttaataataataaagaaaacttACCCTCCTCTTTGGGTACAAGGGCTGAAAGATAGACATGAATGATTAGTATATGTTCATGATTCAGAATGACACATAAACATATTGCTACAATATATGACAGTATTACAAATATGAATTAAAAGATTTGCTTGCAtatgagaggagaggcagagagacacactgAGATGTAATCAATCGATACACCACACGTGTTagacatgtgcacatgcatgcaaacagatGGACTGATGGGACACGTACGCTTCTCTGCCCTGGTGATGATGGGCATTGTGAGCAGAGACGGCTCCGTGATGCCGTCCTGAAAAATTGTGGTCTGCAcgctcctcttcttcctgttgCATTGCTGCAGGATAAGCAAAAGTGGGAGGGATGGTTGAGGATCCAATCGGGGCTGTGAGAGTTCTGCTTGATATGCATGTGGTACCATCTTACCTTGAAGGTGCTGCAGGTGCTGCGCTCGCACAGGCGGGTGATGCAGTGCAGATAGTAGGTGGAGATGGCCTCATTCTGCTGTTCGATGAAGCGGAACGCCGGGAAGTAAAAGCGGGCCTTCTGGCTATCCCCATTCTCCAGCATGGTGGTCAGCTGATCTGTGGAGCACCTTTTAAGAAAAGGCGAACCTCACAAGTGCCCATTTGCACATCACACGGATAGATACAGAGAGTGTATTAATGATAGAATGAGGGAGGGTGAAATAACATGACTCCCTTGGCTTCTAGATCATGGGGTGGCTGTGCTGATTTATTAAGCGAAGAGAGGAAAACCTGCAGAGATATTTTAAGGTTTTAAATTTAATGCTGGACCCTGGCAGGCGCCAGACCACAGGGCAGAACTCACTATCAAGTCTTAACAGAGTGGAAGAAACTGTACGTTATTTTATGGAAATAGGCATTTTATGTTGTGATGATTGAAGTGAATtgctttttcagtgtttgactTACGAGACGAAGAGGTTAAAGAAGGTAGAGTTAGAAGGCTGTGCAGACACTGAGGCGTAGCAGCGATCCAGAAGAACAAAGTACCTGTGGAGAAAGAGTGAGGTCCCCAGCACCGAGTCAGAGACTCATGGTCACAGGTGGAATCCTCTAATACAATATACATTGAATAgtgaattatttatgtatttttctacACTTTCACCCATTCAACTCTACGTGCACACTGTACATATGAAAGCATGCAATAGTGATATAAAGATAAAGCTCTTACTGAGACGTCAGATTGGAGGCAACCACCTGGACGTAGATATTAGTTCTCAGCTCAATACCCACACTTGGTACCACCAGGGGTGTGGTGTAATTTACATCCTGGCAAAGGAAGACCAGTTGTCAAATTTAGGGAAAAATGGTGCACAAGCCATTACTTAACATCAATCTTGTAATCCTACAGCTGTTAGAAACTAATATTAGAGCTATGAGTGCTGCTCTTTCTTTATGCTTTATGCCCATCTATATGCCAAGCCGAAATGTGCGATAATGGCTGAGGTGGCAGCACCATATGCAAGTATTCTCACCTCATATAGTGCCATGCTTAGGGTGCTGATGAAGCTGCCATTGTTGTCCTTCAGGGCAGTTGAGGAGGCCgacctgagagggaaaaaaacagaaaaagaggaaaggtatatatacatacatacatatatatgtgtgtgtgtgtgtgtgtgtactttttaTTGCTGAATTGCTGAATTGACGCTCATAGTCCTTGTTGATTTCCAACCCACACATTAAGATAAAGGGAGAGGGCACTTACACATCCACCTGGGTGTTGTTTATGAGATACTCAAGTGGGTAGGCGCATGAATAGTAGTATTTGAGCTCTGCGTTGTAGGTGATCGTGCCGATGGTGGGGTCGTAAGATCTGACCACTCCACTGACGTTAACAGACTGGATGTTGGAGAAGTCAGAGAATATTCCTGTTCCCGGAGCGCTGGTGGTCTgaagatttaagaaaaaaaaaaaagtagtattTTAGGAGCGAGTTAAACATAAATGGAGGTGAAAGTATTTTTTACAGCATGTAGCAGTGATGAAATCATGGCAAGGAAATAGAATAACCCCTCTTAACTTGCTCACTATTTTCAAAAAGCAACTGGTGTGAACGCATATGTCGACAGTGCAGACTGCAAACCTTATCCTATTTCCACGTAGTGAGCAATCTTTTTGTGGTGGTTTATCTACCTGTACGGGTCAAGATCTTACATGCAACATAATACTCAGAGTTCCTATTATCTTCTTAAATCTGCTTGAACTCTCTGTTGATCCAAGGGTAATGAGCTTATTGCATCTATCTGGAATCAAGACAGTGCATCCATGCAACGCGTACCATAAAGTTGCTCCCGCAGGCGTTCCCCTCTCTGATGGGGAAACTGAATCTCAGCACTGGAGGTACCACTGAGGTGTCAAGAGTGCCCTGGCAGTCCACATTATCCCAAATGTGGTTCAGGATCAGTAAAGTTTCATTGTATCCGGTGTAGACAGCTGGACAGATTTGGATTGCCAGATCGATGGCAGATGTCCCACATACTACTGAGATGTCAGTGAGTTCTGaggaagaaaacatgaaaatgtcactgaggATGTACAGGAATTCATGCACTTCAGATGTTATACAATGGAGCCTTCCTAATCCAAACCACTGAGAAAAAAGTAGTTCTTCAGTTTATTTGGAAGCATATGTGCACACAGGTTCCAGAGCGGCCTGTAACTCAATAAAATGACCCAGTTGCATTTATCAAGGAACCTGCACCACTTGTGGCCAATTAATGAAATctaacatttcatttattctgACTGAGTTTCTGCAGCACTGAATTTAGAATAGATCTTTAGCTCTCTGGTTTCATACATATTGGGTGCAGTTAATACCCATCACAATATATTTCTTCTATCCTCATTTAACATCTGCAGAAAAATCGTACCTACAATCAGTATGCACCctctatatctctatattttttctaaaatcaatatGACCTTTTCAgtccaaaacaaatgtgtgaatGTAGGTCATGATCTTCTACCTGGTCGTCTGCCGTACGCTCCGCAGTCACTTAGGGTGAGGGCCTCTCGGCCCGCAATACACAAGGAGGTCAGGATGAGGAAGCCGAATACAGCCATCTCACGACTCTGGCCTCTGTGAAAAGCTGAGGTAAACACACAGATGTCAATGGCAGGAAATGCTAAAAATCCATTACAGTGCACAGGATAACATCTGCAGGTCCAGGGAGGTGAGCGCAATAAAACAGTCCAAAGCAAGATGGATAATCCAGTGGGAAAATTCTAGTGCCTGTCTCTGTATCTTGTAACACTGCTGGCTTGGATCTTACCTTGTCTGTCTCCTTGCTGAATTTCGGAAGGAGAGCACTGGCTTGTTATATATATGGCAAGCAAAGCACATGTATGGTTTGTGTACTTCCTTAGGATTGGATGGAAACAGGGTCAATGTCACTTTGGTGGGGCTGCTTCAGTTTACCGTAACAATTCACGTTTTGTGGCTAAGACACTTTGGTCTTGCCTGGAGCCAAATTATGAAACCCAACATACTCACCTTCAAAGTTACAAGCTTAAACAATGTCCATATGGctttgtgactttgtgtgtgagaaGCACCCATTTGCCCACTAATGTGAAACTTAATAAAGTAAGAGAATGTATGGTTTGTGGTCCACTGGGACAGCACATACAATGAGACAAGGAGGCACTGTTGTCCTTTAAGATGTTTAGAGGTTTAATATGACATGAATAACCCTCATTTTACTAACCAGGCGCAAATCATGATACTGGGTTTTCAGTCTCAGATATTAACCCAGACACAGATAAATGATCAACAACATACTTGAGACACTGACTTTGTGTGCTTTCTAATTAAATAATCAGATCTTGATGCTTCATGTGTAGTCAAATTGTTAATCCTTTGGAAGATCTATGGCCAGGATCTAAACAAGAATAAATTTATGTTTGTGCTGGTGAGTCACATTCAAATTCCCACATATCCTGAGTATCGTTTCATAGGTTCAACTTGAAGGTGAAGTTTGAGGAACTGAGTGAAGGACAGTGGTAACCAGATCTTGTCAGCTGAGCCACCTGGGAAGGGAAAGCATTTATTACGATTAGGGTCAAATCAGAATGCGGGTGTTGCCCTCACTCTTTTGTCAAATGCACGAAAGCGCGGGGAGGATTACGGACGCACCACTAACATTGTCACGAGTATGACGTGTCTGCTTCAGCACGCTAAGGGTCCTTTTATCATCTCACCCAATCATCTCGGTGCAGTCGCCCTGCCCCGGCACTCCCACACAAaccgacacacacatacacactcacatatcaTGTTTTCCAGGTCACTGTGGAGAGTAAACCGCCTGCCTGGGTTTGAACCTGATGGTTGAATTTGGCTTGAACATCCAGGCCAAACCCCTTCCTCATTCCCACTGCGGGAGGAAAGTTTTATTGGTCATCACTGATGGCAATCCGAGAGGGCAATGAttgcatttatttctgtaatttCAGTTATCAGTGCTCATTGTGCGTGCTAAATACCGCTGAAATAAAGGATTAGAACGATGAAAAGCAGTAGTGCAGTGTGGCTTACAAAAGCAGTCATGAAGTCAGGCATGTCAGATGAAGCTGCCACTGCCAGACATCCATAATGTCAGCAGAAAGGAAatcaatatgggaaaaaaactgaaagattACCTCCagcaaacatcaaacaaaacattttgtacaCTGCTCTGCCATTTCATGATTTGTAACAGCAGCTTGGGCACCTGTAGCACGTCACATATTACAACCACACACTCATGcctaaagtgaaaaaaacaaacaaacaagttatTAA
This genomic window contains:
- the LOC115369736 gene encoding zona pellucida-like domain-containing protein 1, which produces MAVFGFLILTSLCIAGREALTLSDCGAYGRRPELTDISVVCGTSAIDLAIQICPAVYTGYNETLLILNHIWDNVDCQGTLDTSVVPPVLRFSFPIREGNACGSNFMTTSAPGTGIFSDFSNIQSVNVSGVVRSYDPTIGTITYNAELKYYYSCAYPLEYLINNTQVDVSASSTALKDNNGSFISTLSMALYEDVNYTTPLVVPSVGIELRTNIYVQVVASNLTSQYFVLLDRCYASVSAQPSNSTFFNLFVSCSTDQLTTMLENGDSQKARFYFPAFRFIEQQNEAISTYYLHCITRLCERSTCSTFKQCNRKKRSVQTTIFQDGITEPSLLTMPIITRAEKPLVPKEEALSGGQSNDKSASVGLGIAVAVLIVIGVVAILMAASFYRKLKRLS